A genome region from Candidatus Fusobacterium pullicola includes the following:
- a CDS encoding efflux RND transporter periplasmic adaptor subunit produces the protein MKFKVIVTILAVMMLGCEKESKEMIRPVQTAEVISLPQKLSLEYPAIVISEHETLLAFRVAGAIEKMEVEVGSFVKKGDVIAQMDRRDYEVQLKAFESKSKVAKNAYESAKAVAENAKKQYQRVEVLYKEKAIPKKSYDEALAGVKAASAGELAMLSQYQEALQGVENCKNQLKDTELRAPYDGYISKKFMGEGGVVGAGIPVVAISSENSKQVRINVSERDIKGIESGTGEFIFNGKHYKLSIAEIGKVKGIGKMTYPVTFNFLEKNNGLLIDTVGMVKLESDTQGRNEVTIPVEAIFERDGKSRVWVYSNGKVTSKEVEMIAPYDNGKIIVSGVEVGDKVVTRGVHELSEEQKVNELPPFTDTNIGQVL, from the coding sequence ATGAAATTTAAAGTAATAGTAACTATTTTAGCAGTTATGATGTTAGGATGTGAAAAAGAGAGTAAGGAGATGATTAGACCTGTTCAAACAGCAGAAGTAATATCTCTTCCACAAAAGTTAAGTTTAGAGTATCCGGCTATTGTAATATCAGAACATGAAACATTGCTAGCCTTTAGGGTTGCAGGAGCTATTGAAAAAATGGAGGTAGAAGTTGGAAGCTTCGTTAAAAAAGGTGATGTGATAGCTCAAATGGATAGAAGGGATTATGAGGTTCAATTAAAAGCCTTTGAAAGTAAGAGTAAGGTAGCAAAAAATGCCTATGAATCAGCTAAGGCTGTGGCTGAAAATGCTAAAAAACAGTATCAAAGGGTAGAGGTTTTATATAAAGAAAAAGCAATTCCAAAGAAGAGTTATGATGAAGCTCTGGCAGGAGTAAAGGCAGCAAGTGCTGGAGAGCTAGCTATGTTATCTCAATATCAAGAAGCTTTACAGGGAGTAGAGAATTGTAAAAATCAATTAAAAGATACAGAGTTAAGAGCTCCTTATGATGGATATATTAGTAAAAAATTTATGGGAGAGGGTGGAGTTGTAGGGGCTGGAATACCAGTTGTGGCAATCTCCTCTGAAAATAGTAAGCAAGTGAGAATAAATGTATCTGAAAGAGATATAAAGGGAATTGAAAGTGGAACGGGAGAGTTTATTTTTAATGGTAAGCACTATAAATTAAGTATAGCAGAGATAGGAAAAGTAAAGGGTATTGGAAAAATGACTTACCCAGTAACATTTAATTTTTTAGAGAAAAATAATGGACTTTTAATAGATACAGTTGGAATGGTAAAACTTGAAAGTGATACTCAAGGAAGAAATGAGGTAACTATACCAGTAGAAGCGATCTTTGAAAGAGATGGAAAAAGTAGGGTATGGGTATATTCAAATGGTAAGGTAACAAGTAAAGAGGTGGAGATGATAGCTCCATATGATAATGGAAAGATAATTGTATCCGGAGTAGAGGTTGGAGATAAGGTTGTGACTAGAGGGGTACATGAGTTAAGTGAGGAGCAAAAAGTAAATGAGTTACCACCATTTACTGACACAAATATTGGACAAGTATTATAG
- a CDS encoding patatin-like phospholipase family protein, producing the protein MLYKLLFFLFISISIFADGYQSKNERISAIDKEIEILMEKKYALENLKEKISKINSEEITTGKSNTRPKIALVLSGGGAKGAAHIGVLKVLEEYKIPIDFVVGTSAGSIIGAMYSIGYSPEEIEKTILDMNFFSLMNNNKDRNLRNIEDKFINEKYPFKVSIDKDMNLSLPMGFLNGEYIYLQLKSIFSRAEKIKNFDEFPIPYRAITTNLNSGEEVVVGSGDLALATFKSMAIPSFLEPVQDGENYYVDGGVTSNLPVDVALDMGADIVIAVDIGADSSKIGSNSSVIAVLDKISTYNGTKNTEFQKKIADILIVPNVKEHNTIDFSNLSSLVDEGIIATHQFDYLLKNLTFDKEFENQKERALKEKKFKISEVTLSGNSILTERKVKNLSPNVSNKTYTKEDLELWTKKIYSIPYVEKVYYEVDGENILFTIKEKDSINIGTSLNYISEYGASVKIATTIPNFGVWTQNYTLTAELSKYPKVFLNNVYFYEIGDFKILGSFDIGYKNFPLFIFKDGDKVSTYKNEIFTTEFTLGSTFSNSTAMGLKLGYENYSTRYYEGDQSYSDFKGNNQFAYLKPFIYFDTLDNKAFPSSGSTFLIQAFTSEEIKKESNYNGFSGVFSFNFPMTNKFSLSLGGSLGKISSDSLENTKLFRIGGSKNSEISYSFTGLPIMGRYSDEFYIGSIGMKYNLTNTLYLLATYNILTYSNADLSFQRKTELWKDKEYGYGGGIGWDTFLGPMSFMVSNNIDTSSPLFELYLGYLF; encoded by the coding sequence ATGTTGTATAAACTATTATTTTTTCTTTTTATCTCTATCTCTATTTTTGCAGATGGATATCAAAGTAAAAATGAACGAATATCTGCAATAGATAAAGAGATTGAAATTCTTATGGAGAAAAAATATGCTTTAGAAAATTTAAAAGAAAAAATATCAAAAATTAATTCAGAAGAAATTACTACTGGCAAATCTAATACACGTCCAAAGATTGCTCTTGTTTTAAGTGGTGGTGGTGCAAAGGGAGCTGCTCATATTGGAGTTCTAAAAGTATTAGAGGAGTATAAAATTCCTATAGACTTTGTTGTTGGTACAAGTGCTGGAAGTATTATTGGAGCTATGTATTCCATAGGTTACTCTCCAGAGGAAATCGAAAAAACTATACTAGATATGAATTTTTTCTCATTGATGAATAATAACAAAGATAGAAATTTAAGAAATATTGAAGATAAATTTATAAATGAAAAATATCCATTTAAGGTAAGTATTGATAAAGATATGAATCTATCCCTTCCTATGGGATTTTTAAATGGTGAGTACATATACCTACAACTAAAAAGTATATTTAGTCGGGCTGAAAAAATTAAAAACTTTGATGAATTTCCTATTCCCTATAGAGCTATTACAACTAATTTAAATAGTGGTGAAGAGGTTGTAGTAGGTAGTGGTGATCTTGCCCTTGCTACTTTTAAAAGTATGGCCATTCCAAGTTTTTTAGAACCAGTCCAAGATGGTGAAAATTACTATGTTGATGGAGGAGTAACAAGTAATCTTCCTGTTGATGTCGCTTTAGATATGGGAGCAGATATAGTTATTGCCGTAGATATTGGAGCAGACTCTTCTAAAATTGGAAGTAATTCCAGTGTTATAGCTGTACTTGATAAAATATCTACTTATAATGGTACCAAAAATACTGAATTTCAAAAGAAAATAGCTGATATTTTAATAGTACCAAATGTAAAAGAGCATAATACGATTGATTTTTCTAACCTTTCCTCTTTAGTCGATGAGGGAATTATTGCTACTCATCAATTTGATTATCTTCTTAAAAATCTAACTTTTGATAAAGAGTTTGAAAATCAAAAGGAGAGAGCTTTAAAAGAGAAAAAATTTAAAATATCAGAAGTAACTCTTTCTGGAAACTCAATTTTGACAGAGAGAAAAGTAAAAAATCTCTCACCAAATGTCAGCAATAAAACTTATACAAAAGAGGATTTAGAACTTTGGACTAAAAAAATATACTCTATTCCCTATGTAGAAAAGGTTTACTATGAGGTAGATGGTGAAAATATTCTTTTTACTATAAAAGAGAAGGATAGCATCAACATTGGAACCTCTCTAAACTATATTTCTGAATATGGTGCCTCTGTAAAAATAGCTACAACTATTCCAAACTTTGGTGTTTGGACACAAAACTATACTCTTACTGCAGAACTTTCAAAATATCCAAAAGTATTTTTAAATAATGTTTATTTCTACGAAATAGGAGATTTTAAGATTTTAGGCTCTTTTGATATTGGGTATAAAAACTTTCCTCTTTTTATATTCAAAGATGGAGATAAAGTATCTACTTATAAGAATGAAATCTTTACTACTGAATTTACTTTAGGTAGTACATTTTCTAATAGTACAGCAATGGGACTTAAATTAGGATATGAAAATTACTCTACTAGATATTATGAAGGGGATCAAAGCTACTCAGATTTTAAAGGAAATAATCAGTTTGCATATTTAAAACCTTTTATCTATTTTGATACCTTAGATAATAAGGCTTTTCCTTCTAGCGGAAGTACCTTCCTGATCCAAGCTTTTACAAGTGAAGAGATTAAGAAAGAAAGTAACTATAACGGTTTTTCTGGAGTTTTCTCATTTAATTTTCCTATGACAAACAAATTCTCTCTATCTTTAGGTGGAAGCTTAGGAAAAATTTCAAGTGACTCTCTTGAAAATACAAAACTCTTTAGAATAGGGGGAAGTAAAAACTCTGAAATAAGTTACTCTTTCACCGGATTACCAATTATGGGAAGATATAGTGATGAGTTTTATATTGGATCTATTGGTATGAAATATAATCTTACAAATACACTCTACCTATTAGCTACTTATAATATTTTAACCTATTCTAATGCGGACCTATCTTTTCAAAGAAAAACAGAACTTTGGAAAGATAAAGAGTACGGATATGGTGGAGGAATTGGTTGGGATACCTTCTTAGGTCCTATGTCATTTATGGTTTCAAATAATATAGATACCTCTTCTCCTCTGTTTGAACTATATTTAGGATATCTATTTTAG
- a CDS encoding TolC family protein, producing the protein MRLKSLIILFSILVLGCSNNQVKEEKLVTIQEEREYLKKYGETLSLEEILEIAKERNLDLRIKGLEREIATLDKKIAFGNFLPTITLGGSYTRLNDEIDIEMDLNMPTLPIPGLSLPSSLQTKLIDKSFYTTGVAAQIPIFVPSTWYLYSAMKKGENISQLAESLANKMLQLQVMSEYFYILALESESETLNNSLKSTLELEKKVETSLKVDGVLEWELQKVQAFVESQRIALNKNQRDLRIAKMALKRTLNLNLQEDIEIEKIEVDEVSLPPLEDCVYKALNGNEILQITEKGKEISEDLKKIAITNFLPKIVLGGGYINNSNQTLVDPDFLYGNVTGVISIFNGFKNINEYKKAVRREKIGELTLEKQFMTTVLEVTKAYENVKTSGELLRMAKLNYEAEKGKLNQRKVERKVEMIGDEEYYQALAEYNEALSLKEKAQYQYEMALGALSIAMGESPFRGGN; encoded by the coding sequence ATGAGATTGAAAAGTTTGATAATACTTTTTTCTATACTTGTATTAGGGTGTAGTAATAATCAAGTAAAAGAAGAAAAACTCGTTACAATACAAGAGGAAAGAGAGTATTTGAAAAAGTATGGAGAAACACTTTCATTAGAAGAGATCTTAGAAATAGCGAAAGAGAGAAATCTAGATCTAAGAATAAAGGGGTTAGAAAGAGAGATAGCCACTTTGGACAAAAAAATAGCTTTTGGAAACTTTTTACCTACTATTACTTTAGGAGGAAGTTATACAAGATTAAATGACGAAATCGACATTGAGATGGATCTTAATATGCCAACACTTCCAATTCCAGGGTTATCCTTACCGTCAAGTCTTCAAACTAAGCTGATAGATAAAAGTTTTTATACAACTGGTGTAGCTGCTCAGATACCAATATTTGTGCCATCTACTTGGTATCTATATAGTGCTATGAAAAAAGGAGAAAATATCAGCCAGTTAGCAGAGAGCTTAGCCAATAAGATGTTACAACTTCAAGTTATGAGTGAATATTTTTATATACTAGCTTTAGAATCTGAGAGTGAAACACTTAATAATAGTTTAAAGTCTACCTTGGAATTGGAGAAAAAGGTGGAGACATCTTTAAAGGTTGATGGGGTATTGGAGTGGGAACTTCAAAAGGTACAGGCCTTTGTAGAAAGTCAAAGGATAGCTTTAAATAAGAATCAAAGGGATTTAAGAATAGCAAAGATGGCTCTTAAAAGAACTCTTAATTTAAATTTACAAGAGGATATAGAGATTGAGAAAATAGAAGTAGATGAGGTATCACTGCCACCATTAGAGGATTGTGTATATAAAGCTCTCAATGGAAATGAGATTTTACAAATAACAGAAAAGGGAAAAGAGATAAGTGAGGATTTAAAGAAGATAGCTATTACCAATTTTTTACCTAAGATAGTACTAGGAGGAGGTTATATTAATAATAGTAACCAAACTCTTGTAGATCCAGATTTTTTATATGGAAACGTAACTGGAGTAATAAGTATTTTCAATGGATTTAAAAATATAAATGAGTATAAGAAAGCTGTGAGAAGAGAGAAAATTGGAGAATTAACTTTAGAGAAACAGTTTATGACTACTGTATTAGAAGTGACAAAAGCCTATGAAAATGTAAAAACTTCAGGTGAGTTATTGAGAATGGCAAAATTAAATTATGAAGCTGAAAAGGGAAAATTAAATCAAAGAAAAGTGGAGAGAAAAGTAGAGATGATAGGAGATGAAGAGTACTATCAAGCTCTAGCTGAGTATAATGAAGCTTTGAGTTTAAAAGAAAAGGCACAGTATCAGTATGAGATGGCTCTAGGAGCTTTGAGTATAGCTATGGGTGAATCACCATTTAGAGGAGGAAACTAG